Below is a genomic region from Granulicella sibirica.
GCCCCGCCTCGTTTAACCTATCGAGTAAGGACCAGAACGTTTATGACCGTAGACGAAGAATCCCTGCAAGAACTTTTCACCACCACTGACCCCGAGGGCCTCATCGCCGCCGGAGCTCCCGCCGACGAATACGAGCCCGAGAGGAGCAACTCATCGCCTCCTTGGCCGAGATTCCCACCGGCAGCGCGAGCCAATCCAAAATCGTCGACATCCTCAACGAAATCTGGCGCAAGGACTTCTCCGCCACCGAAGACCGCCTCGACCATCTCCGCCCCGCCTTCGAGACCCTCGCCAACACCCTCCTCGAGCACTACGAATAACGTGTCGTCAGGCCCACCCTCAAGCAAATGACCGACGAAGCCCACCTACAGGCCGCCATCGCCGAAGCCCGCGCCGCCGAGCAATCCGGCGAAGTCCCTGTAGGTGCGGTCATCGTCCATAACGGCGAAATCCTCGCCACCGGCCAGAACCGCGTCATCCGCGACGCCGACCCCACCGCCCATGCCGAGATCGTCGCCCTCCGCGCCGCGGGCCGCGCCCTCAACAACTACCGCCTGGAACACTGCACCCTCTACACCACCCTCGAGCCTTGCGCCATGTGCGCCGGAGCCATCCTCCATGCCCGCATCGAGCGCCTCGTCTACGCCGCCTCCGACCCCAAAGCCGGTGCCTGCGGTTCTGCGCTCTCGGTCATGAACCATCCCCTCCTCAACCACCGCGTCCAGGTCGAGCCCGGCCTCCTCGCAGAAGAGTGCGGAGCCATGCTGACCGCCTTCTTCCGCTCCCGCAGAAAAGCCGCAAACGCACAGCCAGCCATGGGCATCCAACCGCACGAAAGCACTGCGGAGGCTTCACCCGTGACCACGAAGAAGGCCGCAAAGAAGACCCCGAAGAAGTGGTCGGCGAAGATCAACACCGACTCCACCCACCCCGATCACGGGCTCTTCCTCGAAGACGCGGAGTCCATCGCCAAAGCCCTCGCCACGAAGGAAGTCTCACCGAAGGGTCCGGCCTCCGGCATGCGCATGCTGAACTTCTACATCAACCGCGCCGGCAAGAACCTTCCGGCAGACCGGCATAGGGAGCTCGAAAAGGCGAAGGAGATCCTCTCCGGCATCATCGCAAACCAGAAACCCTCCGCGCCGTCTGCCACGAAAAGAGCCACCAGGAAGACCGCTGTTTCCTGACCGGCGAGACATTCACAAACTATTTTTCTCGTTTTTGGCCCAGAAATCGCGTGTCAAGCCCCAATACGACGTAAATGCATCAAAGCAAAGAAGATCGCCGTGTCCTTTTAGTTATGGACGCTCATCGATAATAAAAGAAGGGTTCAAAAGAAGAGCGCTTGGTCCGCCCGCCCGACAAAAGACGCCGTAAGCCCTTTGGAATCTAATATTTGACGCCTAAGTGCCAAAGAATGAGCAACTTGCAAACAGCGGATATACGCAAGTTGTTCATTCTATGAAACTTACACGCGGGCTATGGGAGGGGGGATAGCCCCTCGAAAAGTGTTTGAATCACAACGAACCGTGGGAGATGGGAATCTATGTCAGACCGCCTCAAAGGAAAAGTCGCCATCGTCACCGGATCTACCTCCGGAATCGGTCAAGCCATCGCCATCCGCTTCGGCCAGGAAGGCGCAAGCGTCGTGGTCGACTACCGCGAGCACATGGAAGGTGCCAACGATACCAAGGCCGCCATCGAGGCCGCAGGTTCGAAGTGCATCCTCGTCAAGTCGGACGTCTCCAAACAGCCCGATACGCAGAACCTCGTCGATCAGGCCTGGTCCCAGCTCGGAGCTTGCGACATCCTCGTCAACAATGCCGGTATCGAGAAGAACGCTCCCTTCGTCGACATCACCGAAGCCGACTACGACGCCGTCATGGACGTCAACCTTAAGGGCGCCTTCTTCATCACCCAGTTCTTCGTCCGCCGTCTAAAAGAAGCAAAGAAACCCGGCCGCGTCATCAACATCTCCTCCGTCCACGAGGACATGGTCTTCCCCAATTTCACCACGTACTGCTGTTCCAAGGGCGGCATGCGCATGATGATGCGCAATCTCGCCGTCGAACTCGGCCCCCTCGGCATCACGGTCAACAACATCGCCCCCGGAGCCATCAACACCCCCATCAACGCCTCGCTCCTTCAGGACAAGCCAAAGCTCAACGCTCTCCTCGCCAACATCCCCCTCGGCCGCCTCGGCAACCCGGACGAGGTCGCAGGCCTGGCCGTCCTCCTCGCCGGCGAAGAAGGCGGATACACCACCGGGTCCACCTTCGTCGTCGACGGCGGCCTCATGCGCAACTATCACGAACAATAGCGAAAAGGTAAACTACCTCCATGGACCTCACTCTCTATTCCGCAAGCTGGTGCCGCGATTGCCGCGAAGCGAAGAAGTTCCTCGCCAAGCACAGCATCCCCTACACCGAGATCGACATCGAGGCCACCCCAGGAGCAGCCGACGAAGTGCTCGCCCACGTAGGCAAGCGCGCCATCCCCCAGTTCGTCGTCGACGGAAAGTGGATCCAGCCCTATAAACCCGGTCGCGGCTTCATGCATGCCGAGATGTCGGAGCTATTCGGCGTAGCCGAATAGTCCGGCATTCGTTACAGATCCGGCCCCGCCCCAAATGTATTGCATGAATCAATCGTTCCACCCTGAAGCCCGCGCGTAAACCACTTCTCCCTCTGGGCCGAGCTGCCGTGCGTGAACGTATCCGGATTCACCGTACCCCGCTCCATCTTCTGCAGGTGATCGTCGCCCACGGCGGCAGCCGCCTTCAATCCTCCCTGAATATCATCGGGATGAATGAACCCCTGCGCCTCGCCGCTCTTCGCCCACATCCCGGCGAAGCAGTCCGCCTGTAACTCCACTTCGACCGACACATGGTTCCGCTCGTCCGGATCCTGCTGCTCCAACCTCCGCACCTTCTGCTCCGTCCCGAGCAGATTCTGAATGTGGTGTCCAAGCTCGTGCGCAACAACATAAGCCTGCGCAAACTCTGCCGTTCCCCCGCCGAACTTCGCCAACTCATCCCAGAACCCAAGATCCATATAGATCTTCTCGTCCGCCGGGCAATAGAAAGGTCCCGTCGACGACCGAGCCGTGCCGCACCCCGAGTAAGTCGACCCCCGATAAAGCACAAGCTTCGCCCGCCGGTACTGCACACCCTCGCCTGAGAGTGTCTGCTGCCAATACGCCTGCGCCTTCCCCAGCGTGAACGACACAAGCTGCGCCGACCGGCTCTCCGCCGCCGACTCCTGCACCGGAGCTCCCGACCTCGACCCTTGATCGTCATACTGGCTCTGCCTCGGCTGGGGAGCGCTCTGCCCCCCACCGCTGAGATAGCTCCCAATGTAGTTATGCCCCGTCACCAGGCTCACCACCACAAGCACCACCACCCCAACAATCCCCAGGCCACCACCACCGCCCCCGCCAAAGCCGAAGCCACCACCACCGCCCCCGGAGTCTCCCCGCCGATCTTCAACATCGCTACTTAGTCCGCCCGGCGTCCAATCCATCGTTCCTATCCTCCAAAAGTTATCGTCCCACGCATGTCCACTCTACGTCCCGGCGGATATCAACAACATCGCCAAACGTGACAACCATATGGATGCGTAAAACTCCCCTCCCGAAGTCCTGTCTCAAGATGAACTTCCGCCTACTCCGCCCGCAGAATCTCCACCGGTTGAATCCGCAGCGCTCGAGCCACCGCCGGAACCGTCGCAAATGCCACCGCCGCCAGGATCACCCCGGAAGGAATCGCCAGCGCCACCGGATCCGACGCCTTCACCTGGTAGAACAGCGTCTCAATGGATCGAGCCGCAGCCAACCCCAACCCAACTCCCGCGATCAGGCCTACAGCCACCATCGCGAGCACATCCCGTAGCACGAGCCCCGCGATCGCCCCTCCTCTCGCTCCCACCGCAACCCGAATCCCGATCTCCCTCCGCCGCTGGATCACCGAGTAGTTCAGCACCCCATACAATCCAATCCCGGCCAGCAGAAGTGCCACTGCCGCAAAGAACACCCCGAGCATCGCCAGCAGTCTCTCTCGCACCATCTGCCCATCCACCAGCTCTTGTTGCGTCCGGACATTCGTCACTCGAAACCCTGCTCTCGTCCCTGCCGCTTTCTTTCGTAGCTCCTGCTCCATGGTCCTTGGATTCTTCGCGGCCGTCCTCACCACGAACGTCCCTCCGTTCGGACGCTCCACCACTCCCTTGGCATCACGCCGACGGAACGGCAAGAACGCCACCGGCAAAATCCCCTCCCGCAGGTTCCGATATGGGGCATCGGCCACCACACCGACGACGTCCATATGATTCTGGACCCCATCATCTCCAGTCTTATCGAAGCTTCTCCCTACTGGGTCCAGGCCATGGAAGAAGTCCTTCACGAACGTCTCGTTCACCACCACCGCGCCCGGAAGCACATCGGAGTCGCGCAGATCCCTTCCCGACCGAAGAGCCATCCCCATCGTCTCGAACCACTTCGGCGACACGCTAAGGAAATACCCAAGCTCGACGTTTGGCGGACCGCCGTTCACCGCGATGGCGTCATTCCACGCGCTTCCATTCATCAGCGGCCATCCCGAGGTAGCCACACCTGTCACCCCCGGCACCGACCGCAACCCGCTCGCAACCTCATCCCACGCCTCAGGGGGTTGTCCGTGCGGAGCCACCATCTCCAGCACGAGCACTCCATCCGGCCGGTATCCCAAAGGAAGCGCCGAAAGCCGCTGGAACGTCGTCACGAACAGTCCCGCCGTAAACACAACCAGGAAGCAGAACGCCACTTGGGCCGCTATCATCCAGTGCGTGAGCCGTCGCCTCGCATGCGGATCTTCACCGCCCTTCAACGCACTCATCGGCTTTACCGCCGACGCTCGTAACGCAGGCATCAGTCCAAAGAGCAGCATCACCGCAACCAGCAGACCCGCGCCAAACCCGAACACTCTCCAATCCGCCGGAAGATCCAGTCGCACCGGGTTATCTGCATTGCTGATCATTTCCACAACAATCGGAGCAAATCGCCACGCAAGCAGAGCACCCACGGCCGCAGCCATACTCGCCAGCATCGCGCTCTCTACCAGCACCATCTGCACCAGACGCGCGCGTCCCGCGCCAAGCGACACCCGCAGAGCCATCTCCCGAGCCCTCGCCGAGGCTAGCGCCGTCATGAGGTTCGCCACGTTTGCGCACGCAATCAAAAGCACAAGGAATACGAGCACCCCAAGCCAGGTCAACGCTCCCCGGTAGTCCGTCTGCAGCCCCGACACACCGGCCCGCGCCGAGTTCAACACAAGATGTTGATTCAGGTAGTTATCGATACTCTGCTGCGACAGCCCTTTGAAGTTCTTCGCACGCTCCGCCTCAAAACCCCGGCTCACCGCGTCTAACCTCGCCCGCATGGGTTCGACCTCCGCGCCCGGCACCATCACCGCAAGCGTCCTGTGCCATGTCACGTCCCGGCGAATAGACCATGGATTCATCATCGTGGGAAGAAAGATCTCGGTCGCTGTTCCCGGCTCCATCCCGGCAAACCCTTTTGGCCCGACCCCCACCACTTCGAAGATCTCGTCCTCCAGCCGGAACGTCCTCCCAATCACCTTCGGATCCCGCGCAAAACGCTTCGTCCAGAAATCATAGGAAAGGACCGCATAGGGATGAGCCTTCGGAACACGGTCTTCTTCAGCCGTAAAGAACCTGCCAAGGGAGGGAGAAAGCCCAAAGCCTTCGAACATCGCCCCGGAAACATACTGCACACTTCCCTTTTCCATCTCCGCATCGGAGGCGAACGTCAGGTCGCTCCGATTGGTATACGAAAGCGCGATCAACTCCGCACTCCCTCGCGCCGCCTCCCGCATTCTCTGAAACGCCGGATAGGCCCACCCATCGAACGTCGAGGGCTTCCCTTCCCAGCTCAACCCCTCCCTGGAAAGTGCCATCAGCCTCTCCGGATGACTCACAGGTAGAGGCCGCAGCAATAAGGCGTCTATCAGTCGAAACGCCGACACGCACGACCCGATCGCCAGCGCCAGCGAGAGCACCGCCGCCACCGAGGTCACCCGGTTCCGTCGCAACTGTCTCCATCCAAACACAACGTCCGCCCTCATCCCCTCCAACCACCCTGTGACCCGCGCCTCACGGCTTGCCTCCCGCTGCCGCAGCATCGACCCGAACGCCCTCCGCGCCTCATGCGGATCACGCCCGTCCGCAATAGCCTCGGCGATATGCGACTCGAACTCCTCATCCAGGAGCCGGTTCACCCTCTCACCCCGAAACGCATTCACCGCCCGTGTCCACCAGGCCATATCAAGCCTCCAGTAACACTCGATTGATCGCCGAACTCACCATCTCCCAGCGGCTCTCCTCCACCGCCAGTTGCTTCTTCCCCACCAACGTCAGCTCATAGGTCCGAGCCCTGCGCCCGCTCTCCTTCACCACCCACTTCGCCCGGATCCATCCCGACTCCTCCATCCGGTGCAGCGCCGGATATAGAGAGCCCTCCTCCGCCTGTAGCACCTCTCCCGAGCTCTCCTTGATAGCGGTCATAATGCTGTACCCATGTAACCCGGGCCGGCGCGACAGCAGCTTCAACACCAGCAGATTCAGCGAACCCTGCATTGAGTCAATTTTCTTCATACCCAGACATCTATACCTAGACATCTAGGCACATGTCAACTGATTCCCGCTTCCACCCACGGAAACCAAAATGCCACGCAGAAGAATCTCCACAAGTCTGCCTTTCAAGGCATATACTTGGCCGCATCCCGATGACTGTGAATGTTCTTAGCGTGATCGGCGATGCCAGAGACGGGCGAACCCGCGATTTTCGAGGTCAATCTCCATGAAGAGCAAGCCGACCCACTCAATGCGCAGGACATCAGCCCTTCGCCTTTCGCTCGTCGCCTCTTTTCTCATCGTCCCCGCGACGCTTCCAGCCCAGGAACAGGCCACCGACACGGCCGCGGAGACCATCGCCACGCAGCCCGCCGTCCCAGCCATCCCCGGCGTCTCGCAGGTCCGTATCGTCCGCCTAAGCCAGGTCAACGGCCCCGTCGAACTCGATCGCGGCAACGGGAAACCCGAGACCGCCTTCGTCAACCTGCCCATCATCGCGGGAGAGCGCCTGCAAACCGGCGAAGGCCTCGCCGAAGTCGAGTTCGAAGACAACAGCTCTATCCGCCTCACGCCTCACACCTCCGTCGAGTTCACCGTGCTCGGGCGAACCGCCACCGGATCGACCACAAGCACCGTCAAGCTCATCAGCGGATCTCTCTACGCCAGCATGGTCAAGAGCAAAGGCACCGACGTCTACTCCGTTCTGGTCGGCAACGAGACCATCGGCCTCACCTCGGCCAGCCACCTCCGCATCGACGCCACCTCCACGACCGCATCCACCGTCACGGTGTTCAAGGGGAACGTCCCCGTCACTGGCTCGGACACCTCGATCACCGTCAACAAGAACAAGACCCTCACCTTCAACCCGTCGGCCGAGTCGCAGCCCACCCTCGCCCGCGCCAACGAAGAGTCTGCCCCCTACGATCTCTGGGATAAGAACTCGGTCGACTACCACTCCGCCCGTGTCGCCTCCTCCCTCGTCGGCTCGGGCTACTCCTACGGCGTCAGCGACCTCAACTACTACGGCTCCTTCTCGAACGTTGGAGGCTGCGGTTCCCTCTGGCGGCCCTATCTCGTAAGTTCCGCCTGGGATCCCTACGGAAGCGGCATCTGGTCCTACTACGGCGGCGCGGGATACTCCTGGGTCTCGCCCTATCCCTGGGGCTGGACGCCCTTCCACTCCGGGAGCTGGCAGTACTGCAACGGCTCCGGCTGGGGCTGGCGTCCCCAGGCAGGCTCCTGGAACGGCCTCGCCAACGGTCCGGCTCTTCGAAACATCAACGGTCCACACTTTCCGCGCCCAATCGCGCCCCACCCGCCCGCACCCGGCCAGCCTACCCTGGTCCCGGTCAACCTGAAATCCATCCCCGTCTCCCATCCCGCAACAGACGGGACCTTCGCCTTCCGCGGCGAATCCGCCGGCCTCGGAGTCCCTCGCGGCGTCTTCAACAACCTCGGCAAACTCTCCCACAACGCCGAGCAGCATGGCTTCGCCCCCACCCCCATCGGGGAAAGCCAGCTACGCCCCGGCGTCGCCCTCGCCAGGTCTTCGGAAATCAACCCACGCACGGGAGTCGCGAACCCACAATCCTTCCGCGCTGACGCCAACAACAGCAATCGCGGAAACATATCCAACTCCAGCCGCTCCAGCTCTTCCTACGAGGGCGCGCGCAACTCCAGCTTCTCCGCCCCGTCACACGTCTCGGCTCCGTCGCCGTCCTTCTCCGCTCCGGCAATGTCAGCCCCGTCGTCAGCCCCAGCCGCATCCTCCGGGGCCCACAAGTAATTCACCCGCCAGGGGAACACTGCGGCCAGCTCGCGCGTATCCTCCCCACATGGCAACCACCGTCGTCCGTCCCGCCGACCCGTCCTTCCGCGACGCCTGGCGTCTTGCCGCTCTCTTTGCCGTCGTCAAAGTCCTCTTCCACATTGCCGCCACCGCCTGGACCATCCACCTCGGCTACGGGTACTTCCGCGACGAGTTCTACTACATCGCCTGTGGCCGCCACCTCGCCTGGGGTTACGTCGACCACGGCCCCATCGTTGCCCTCCAGTCCCGCCTCGCCATCCTCCTCTTCGGAAAATCCCTCTACGGCATCCGCATGCTCTCGGCCTTCGCCGGAGCCGCCCGCATCTTCCTCACCGGCCTCATCTGCTGGGCGATGGGGGGCCGGCGTCCTGCTCAAGCGTTAGCCATGTTCGCCGTCTCTGTAGGCGGCATTTACATCGCCCTCGACAGCTTCCTCTCCATGAACAGCTTCGAATCGCTCTTCTGGATGACCTGCATTTTCGCCCTCATTCTCATCCTCCGCAACGGCAACCAGAAGTTCTGGCTCCTCTGGGGAGCAGCCGCCGGTCTTGGCCTCCTCAACAAGCCGTCGATGACCTTCTTCCTCGTCGCGCTCCTGATCGGCCTATTACTCACCCCGCAACGCCGCCTCCTCCTCAATCGCTGGGCCATCCTGGGCGTTGCCCTCATGTTCCTCATCGTCCTCCCCAATCTTCTCTGGCAGATCCAGAACCACTGGCCCACTCTCGAGTTCCTCGAGAACGGCCGCGCCAGGGGCAAAAATCTCAAACTCGCCCCACTCGAGTTCCTCAAGCAGCAGATCCTCATCCTCGCGCCCGCCACCATCCTCGTCTGGTTCACCGGCCTCGTCTGGCTCTTCCGCAGCCCCCTCGCGAAGCCCTACCGTTGGATCGCCCTGACTTATCTCTTCTTCCTCGCCATCACCATGGCCCTCCACGCGAAGGACTACTATGTCGTCCCCGTCTATCCCATGCTCTTCGCCGCCGGAGCCATCGCCTGGGAGAACTACTTCGCCAAAACCCGTTCCGTCCGCGAGAACCGCGTCTTCGCCTTCCCCATCTTCGAGACCATCATCCTTGCCGGAGCTGCCGTCACCCTCCCCATGGCGATCCCCGTCCTTCGCCCCGCCTCATGGGTCGCCTACGCCAAGGCCATCCACATGTACAACATCACCGAGTCCGAAACCGCCGCCACCGGTCCTCTCCCCCAGTTCTACGCCGACCGCTTCGGCTGGCAGGAGGAGGTCGACATCGTCACCCGTGCCTACAACGCCCTCTCACCCGAAGAGAAGGCCAACGCCTGCCTCTGGGGCTCAAACTACGGCGAAGCCGGGGCCCTCGAGTTCCTCGGGCACAACCTCCCCACCGTCATCAGCGGCCAGAACAATTACTACCTCTGGGGTCCTCATGGCTGTACCGGCAAAGTCATCATCGCCGTCACCCCCACCGCGAACGCCGATCTCATGAGCGAGTACCAGAGCATCGAACTCGTCGGCCACCTCAACAACCCCTGGTCTATGCCCTACGAGCACCGCAACATCTACATCCTGCGCGGCCGCAAAGATCCCATCGCCCCCGAATGGGCCGACCACAAGGACTACATCTAGCCCGCCCAATTGCGGACACCGATGGACGGAAACGAACAGCACTCCCTTTGGACATCTGCCGTCGTATCTTCAGGTCATCAATCAATCGCTGGGCAAATTTTCCCAAAGCGGGACGTTTACCCGAACGGGTAGTCTGCCTCCCCCATAAATGGTATGAGCCGCGCGCCCTGTGCGGACGATGATCACCCCACTATGTTTCATTTCGCGAACTCTCGCCTGCATTCATCGCACCGATCCTTCGCCTCGCCGCTCTTACCCTGTGCGGGGCGTTCGCCACCACCGCCACCCACGCTCAGGGATCCGCCTCACTCGGCAACGGCCTCAGCGCCGCCGCCATGGCACGCGGTGGATCCACCGTTACCGAACATGCCAGCCCGCTCGACGCCGTCGAAGGCAACCCCGCTGGTCTGGCTGGCCTCTCCGCCCGTGGCCTCGACGTCAGCGTCCTCGGCCTCGTCGCTGGTGGAACCTTCAATAACTCTGTCAACCACAACGCCAAGCTTCGCGGAGTCGCCGGAGTCATGCCCTTCGGAGCCTTCGCCACCCCCATCGGCCACACCCCCTGGGTTGCCGCCGTAGCCTTCACGCCTGAAGTCCTCATGCGCGCTAACTGGCACTACAACGACGCCCCCGGAACTGCCGGCGTCACCTACGGCTACCAGAAGCAGGAGACGCAGATCATTGCCGTCCGCTCTTCCCTCGGCATCGCCCGCTCCTTCGGCCCAAAATGGTCCGTCGGCGCGACGGCAGGCATCGTCTATAACCAGAACGACCTCCACGCCCCCTACATCTTCCAACAGGAACCGCATCTCGCCGGCCTCAAGGTCCTCCTGAATCTCACCACCCGTGGCTACGGCTGGAACGGCGGTGCCGGCGTCCAGTTCGCGCCCAATAGCCGTCTCCGCACCGGCCTCTCCTGGAAGAGCGGCACTACCATCCGCACCCAGGGGAATGCCGACGGCTCCGCCTCCGCCCTCTTCACCGCCCTCGGCCTCACCAACGATCCGTCCTTCCACTACCACACACAGGTCCAGAACGACCTCCCCCAGGCTTTCTCCGCCGGCGCATCCTATAAGGTCAACCAGCATGTCACCCTCGCCTTCCAGGGAGACTTCACCGGCTGGCACACGGCCTTCGCCCAGCTTCCCATCACCCTCACCCAGGGGAACAATGCCGTCATCAACTCCGTCGTCGGCGCCGACCACTTCAACGACGCCGTCCCTCTCCACTGGCGCAACCAGGGCACCTTCCATGCCGGAGCCGAGCTACCTGTCACCGAGACAGTGACTGTACGCGCCGGCTACCAGTACGCCGACAATCCCGTCCCCGCCTCAACCCTGCTCCCCCTCACCGCCGCTATCATGCAACAGGCCATCGGCACTGGCGCCGGCTGGACGCACAAGCGTTGGCACTACGACGCCGCCTACCAGGTCCAGCTTCCCGCCACCCAGTCCGTAGGCCAGAGCGCCATCCTCGCCGGCGAGTACGACAACAGCCGCCTCAAAATCTGGACCCAGTCCCTGACCTTAACCGCGCGCATGAAGTTCTAACTCCTCCCCACCACAAACCAAAGAGGCAACGGCCCAAAGCCGTTGCCTCTTAGTCTTTCTACTCCCTACTCCCTGCCGTTACACTTTTACCGCCGCCGCCTGCATCCCAGGCAGCGAGCACCCCATCCCGATCTCCCGTCGATCTTCCTTCGACGGCCAGACGGCCCCGGCCATCACTACCCGCAGCGCCTCAAAGCAGACGGCATCCAGCTTCTTCGGCACATCCTTTTCCATGATCGACGTGATCTTCTCCGGTCCAAGCGCCTCTCGATAAGGCCTCTCTTCGGACAAAGCCCCGAAGATATCCGCCACCGCCAGCACCCGCGATTCGAGCGAAAGATCATCCTCCGTCAACCGGTTTGGATACCCCGACCCATCCAGCTTCTCGTGGTGCTCTCCCGCGATCACCGAGATCTCATCGAACGCCGCAACCCTGCTCAAAATCTGCGCGCTCATCGAAGGATGCCCCTTCACCAGCGCAAACTCCTCATCCGTCAACTTGCCGTTCTTATCCAGAATCGAGTTCGACACACCAAGCTTACCCAGGTCATGCAGAAGCGCCGCCCGCCGAAGCACGAGCATTCTATCCTCCGCTAGCCCCAGCGTATTTCCGATCGCCACCGCCGCATCTCTCACTCCAAGCGAGTGCCGGAACGTAAACGGAGACTTAGCATCGACCACATCCGAAAACGCCTCGCAGATCGAATCAATGTCAGCCGACGAGAGCGCCTTATGCTTGTTCTTATGTAGCTTCATCACCGTCGCATAGGTCTCATCCGCCGGATACCCCGGCAAACACTGCAGCCAAAGATCGCCCGACTTGTGCAGAGCAACCGCTACCGCCGTCAAGTCCGGATCGAACCACCGCTTCTTCCGCTCGATCAACACATCGATCGCCGTCTGCGGCCCCTGGTCCATGCAGAACGCGTCCAGGTGCTGCGCCACGGCCATGATCCGCGAAATCATCGGAATATCCCGGCCCTTGAGCGCAAGCGGATATCCTCCGCCATTCCAATGCTCATCCAGGTGCCGCACCGCTACGGCAATCGTGTCACCGAGCCCGAGCTTGCGCACAATCTGAGCTCCGCGATCGCACCTCAGCTCAATCAACTCGCGCGACGTCTCCTTCTGCCTCGCCGCGATCTTCAGCATCCGCCACCCGCGGCCAAACCTTGAAGCCCCCGGAAGCACCTGCTCCCACAGCAGCTTCACCGTCGCCAGTTCAGGCTTCAGCGGCTGCGTCCAGTCAACCAGCTTCGTCCCGGCCTTAACCGCGCGGTCGTCTCCGCCCACAATCTGGCACATCCGTGCCGAGTTGCTGCTGCATCCCACATCCTTCAGAAGCGAAGCGTAGTAAAGGTCAGAAATCGTCCCATGATCGAGCCCCATAGCCAGCGCGATCCGCACCCCAAGCAGACACGATCGGATCGCATGTCCCGGAACCGCGCCTTCCGTCAGGTCCAGCGCATACGACAGCGCGACCAGGATCTCCTGCAGTGTTGGGTCAGCCGTCTCTTTCGCTTCAAATACCGCGGATGTTCTTCTCAAAATACGCCCCCTGCCGAGGTAGATCTAAGTCCCCGACGACATAATCAAATTGACGCATCCCTGCAAAAAGCTCCGGTTTCTGCAATAACTCCGCAACACAG
It encodes:
- a CDS encoding ArnT family glycosyltransferase; this translates as MATTVVRPADPSFRDAWRLAALFAVVKVLFHIAATAWTIHLGYGYFRDEFYYIACGRHLAWGYVDHGPIVALQSRLAILLFGKSLYGIRMLSAFAGAARIFLTGLICWAMGGRRPAQALAMFAVSVGGIYIALDSFLSMNSFESLFWMTCIFALILILRNGNQKFWLLWGAAAGLGLLNKPSMTFFLVALLIGLLLTPQRRLLLNRWAILGVALMFLIVLPNLLWQIQNHWPTLEFLENGRARGKNLKLAPLEFLKQQILILAPATILVWFTGLVWLFRSPLAKPYRWIALTYLFFLAITMALHAKDYYVVPVYPMLFAAGAIAWENYFAKTRSVRENRVFAFPIFETIILAGAAVTLPMAIPVLRPASWVAYAKAIHMYNITESETAATGPLPQFYADRFGWQEEVDIVTRAYNALSPEEKANACLWGSNYGEAGALEFLGHNLPTVISGQNNYYLWGPHGCTGKVIIAVTPTANADLMSEYQSIELVGHLNNPWSMPYEHRNIYILRGRKDPIAPEWADHKDYI
- a CDS encoding OmpP1/FadL family transporter, translated to MCGAFATTATHAQGSASLGNGLSAAAMARGGSTVTEHASPLDAVEGNPAGLAGLSARGLDVSVLGLVAGGTFNNSVNHNAKLRGVAGVMPFGAFATPIGHTPWVAAVAFTPEVLMRANWHYNDAPGTAGVTYGYQKQETQIIAVRSSLGIARSFGPKWSVGATAGIVYNQNDLHAPYIFQQEPHLAGLKVLLNLTTRGYGWNGGAGVQFAPNSRLRTGLSWKSGTTIRTQGNADGSASALFTALGLTNDPSFHYHTQVQNDLPQAFSAGASYKVNQHVTLAFQGDFTGWHTAFAQLPITLTQGNNAVINSVVGADHFNDAVPLHWRNQGTFHAGAELPVTETVTVRAGYQYADNPVPASTLLPLTAAIMQQAIGTGAGWTHKRWHYDAAYQVQLPATQSVGQSAILAGEYDNSRLKIWTQSLTLTARMKF
- a CDS encoding HD-GYP domain-containing protein, with protein sequence MRRTSAVFEAKETADPTLQEILVALSYALDLTEGAVPGHAIRSCLLGVRIALAMGLDHGTISDLYYASLLKDVGCSSNSARMCQIVGGDDRAVKAGTKLVDWTQPLKPELATVKLLWEQVLPGASRFGRGWRMLKIAARQKETSRELIELRCDRGAQIVRKLGLGDTIAVAVRHLDEHWNGGGYPLALKGRDIPMISRIMAVAQHLDAFCMDQGPQTAIDVLIERKKRWFDPDLTAVAVALHKSGDLWLQCLPGYPADETYATVMKLHKNKHKALSSADIDSICEAFSDVVDAKSPFTFRHSLGVRDAAVAIGNTLGLAEDRMLVLRRAALLHDLGKLGVSNSILDKNGKLTDEEFALVKGHPSMSAQILSRVAAFDEISVIAGEHHEKLDGSGYPNRLTEDDLSLESRVLAVADIFGALSEERPYREALGPEKITSIMEKDVPKKLDAVCFEALRVVMAGAVWPSKEDRREIGMGCSLPGMQAAAVKV